A portion of the Plasmodium gaboni strain SY75 chromosome 5, whole genome shotgun sequence genome contains these proteins:
- a CDS encoding hypothetical protein (conserved Plasmodium protein, unknown function) yields the protein MDKIKIIFSDDLKSSTIYYHLDTFLKNEQVNDKNDTKYSDMLYLEEVYIAHEPLADMEGICYIYTNYVYKSHFALTKKKTNKGDSDDIKRSDDIKKSDDIKKSDSIKKSDSIKKSDSIKKSDSIKKSDSIKKSDSIKKYEMVQGTSNLWAFSSSYSSDSSISNRSISPFDNDFTISYERERRKEENVDDRYSLSLILMIIDENYLKVQHEECRHMFYKIEKLQKEYRNVRIICILIGIREILNRVDYTENYLFHDKSFFSSSIISPLKRNKNEKYNEKNMMIINNKDLDNIIATLMVHYHIDTAELDNINQLTKYIFKCCKYLHQSKYRKLYSYFKVKPQTINHLKNIDINDKKNNFNSTWTSQLMQINGISEDVSKKITQVFNSPFHLMTYLKKNNDEECLKDLIINSSYGDRKLGKALSRKIFRVFSPNANPHHFVS from the coding sequence ATggataaaataaaaataatttttagTGACGATTTAAAATCCAGCACCATTTATTATCACCTTGAtacttttttaaaaaatgaacaagtaaacgataaaaatgatacaAAATATAGTGACATGCTGTATTTGGAAGAAGTATATATAGCACATGAGCCTTTGGCAGATATGGAAGGGATAtgttacatatatacaaattatGTGTATAAATCTCACTTCGCTTTgacgaaaaaaaaaacaaataaagGAGATAgtgatgatataaaaagaagtgatgatattaaaaaaagtgatgatattaaaaaaagtgatagtataaaaaaaagtgatagtataaaaaaaagtgatagtataaaaaaaagtgatagcataaaaaaaagtgatagcataaaaaaaagtgatagcataaaaaaatatgaaatgGTTCAAGGAACAAGCAACTTGTGGGCTTTTTCTTCGTCATATTCATCAGATTCGTCAATTAGTAATCGTTCTATCTCTCCTTTTGATAATGATTTTACTATATCTTATGAAAGAGAAAGGagaaaagaagaaaatgtAGATGATAGATATTCTCTatctttaatattaatgattATTGATGagaattatttaaaagtTCAACATGAAGAATGTAGAcatatgttttataaaatcgaaaaattacaaaaagAATATAGAAATGTTCgtattatatgtatattaatAGGTATACgagaaatattaaatagAGTTGATTATACagaaaattatttatttcatgataaatcttttttttcttcatctaTTATTTCACctttaaaaagaaataagaatgaaaaatataatgaaaaaaatatgatgataattaataataaagatttagataatataatagCTACTTTAATGGTACATTATCATATTGATACAGCTGAattagataatataaatcaactaactaaatatatatttaaatgttgtaaatatttacatcaatctaaatatagaaaactttattcttattttaaAGTGAAACCACAAACAATtaatcatttaaaaaatatagatattaatgataaaaaaaataattttaattctACTTGGACATCTCAATTAATGCAAATCAATGGAATATCTGAAGATGTTtctaaaaaaattacaCAAGTTTTTAATTCACCATTCCATTTAATgacatatttaaaaaaaaataatgatgaagaaTGTTTAAAGgatttaattataaattcTTCATATGGGGACAGAAAATTAGGTAAAGCTCTCTCTCGAAAAATTTTTAGAGTTTTTTCTCCAAACGCAAATCCCCATCACTTCGTTTCATAA
- a CDS encoding asparagine--tRNA ligase, translating to MRIYFITLIYFFTLLFSLTKCIKNKNRNNISNLTCTYNLSRVRNRPIFTTGTKRRKIRNDFFFLNNPRKMISLCKKIGIKKKFLFSKFQGKYNLYCTTKNVERTRIKDLFNMDIKEAEKKNFKICGWIKSVRTVGKSYFVFVDINDGSYFKNLQVIIDEKIPDYDYILKTSTDDAIECFGELKGSIGKKQNIELCVYDISKNHYIKLFKQMDQNNVEEKEKINDSKNEKDNHNNNKDNLNDDIIFTKKTSVHINEDNKTKDAKQNKEDYYVISKKYHTKQYLRNYPHLRARTKLYSSIFRLKSDIIFETFNFFKKKKNYTYINTPILTSNDCEGAGKLFYATTLFDQQNENKKKEEDHMKKGITHETTTNIKEKCYNQKEHLEYISNHKGISKNENFNEILLKNVSNDYVPLKNTESSNNIFEKDFFKKACYLNVSSQLSLECLCCSIGDVFTLNPSFRAENSNTFRHLSEFLMLEVELAFSNLKDIIDVSEEYIKEMITYALYKSEDVNYLNEYHDKDLKNKLENILNKKFVVITYDEAINILKKENAFYDIQWGKDFSFEEQKYLATNYFKAPVVIINYPTHIKPFYMKLNEDEKTVSCMDIIFPDVGEVVGGSEREINLNNLKKQMKNKKLNMKLYDPYIQLRKHGNIPHAGFGIGMDRLIMFLSSINNIRDVVTFPRYPGSIFM from the exons ATgagaatatattttatcacattaatttatttctttacattattattttcattaacaaaatgtattaaaaaCAAGAACAGAAATAACATATCAAATTTAACCTGTACCTATAATTTGTCAAGGGTAAGAAATAGGCCTATATTTACCACAGGTACTAAAAGGAGAAAGATCAGGAATgactttttttttttaaacaaCCCCAGAAAAATGATATCattatgtaaaaaaattgGTATAAAGAAAAAGTTCTTATTCTCTAAATTTCAAGGGAAATATAATCTGTACTGTACAACAAAAAATG TTGAAAGGACGAGAATTAAAGACTTATTCAACATGGATATAAAAGAGgcagaaaaaaaaaattttaaaatttgCGGTTGGATAAAATCAGTGAGAACTGTAGGAAAAAgttattttgtttttgtaGATATTAATGATGGTTCctattttaaaaatttacaaGTTATAATTGATGAGAAAATTCCAGACtatgattatattttaaaaactTCTACAGATGATGCTATCGAATGTTTTGGAGAGTTAAAAGGATCCATAggaaaaaaacaaaacatCGAATTGTGTGTATATgatatttcaaaaaatcattatataaaattatttaaacaAATGGATCAGAACAATGTAGAggaaaaggaaaaaataaatgacAGCAAAAACGAAAAAGATAACcacaataataataaggaCAATCttaatgatgatattatttttactaAGAAAACATCTGTTcatataaatgaagataataaaacaaaGGACGCCAAACAGAATAAAGAAGACTATTATGTGATATCCAAAAAATATCACACGAAACAATATTTAAGAAATTATCCACATTTAAGAGCAAgaacaaaattatatagtAGCATATTTAGATTAAAATCAGATATAATTTTTGAAacttttaatttttttaaaaaaaaaaaaaattatacatatattaatacacCCATTTTAACAAGTAATGATTGTGAAGGAGCTGGGAAATTGTTTTATGCAACTACATTATTTGATcaacaaaatgaaaataaaaaaaaagaagaagatCACATGAAAAAAGGAATAACACATGAAACAACAActaatataaaagaaaaatgttataatcaaaaagaacatttagaatatatatcaaatcATAAAGGTATATcgaaaaatgaaaattttaaCGAAATtctattaaaaaatgtatcTAATGATTATGTACCACTTAAAAATACAGAATCatctaataatatttttgaaaaagatttttttaaaaaggCATGTTATTTAAATGTATCTAGTCAATTATCTTTAGAATGTTTATGTTGTTCGATAGGGGATGTATTCACTTTAAACCCTTCCTTTAGAGCAGAGAATTCAAATACATTCAGACATTTAAGTGAATTTCTGATGCTAGAAGTGGAACTAGCCTTTTCAAACTTGAAAGATATAATAGACGTTTCAGAAGAATATATCAAAGAAATGATTACATATGCCTTATACAAATCAGAAGATGTAAATTATCTAAATGAATATCATGATaaagatttaaaaaataaactagaaaatatattaaataaaaaatttgttGTAATAACATATGATGAAGCAATAAATATActgaaaaaagaaaatgcTTTTTATGATATCCAATGGGGTAAAGATTTTTCATTTGAAGAACAAAAATACCTAGCGacaaattattttaaagCACCTGTTGTTATAATCAATTATCCAACTCATATAAAACcattttatatgaaattaaATGAAGATGAAAAAACAGTCTCTTGTATGGATATTATTTTTCCAGATGTTGGAGAAGTTGTAGGTGGGTCTGAAAGAGAAATtaatttgaataatttaaaaaaacaaatgaaaaataaaaaattaaatatgaaattataTGATCCTTATATACAACTTAGAAAACATGGAAATATACCTCATGCTGGTTTTGGCATAGGTATGGATAGATTGATTATGTTCCTATCatcaataaataatataagaGATGTGGTAACCTTTCCTAGATATCCAGGTTCaatttttatgtaa
- a CDS encoding hypothetical protein (conserved Plasmodium protein, unknown function), whose protein sequence is MEHEQLNSLLFLENTDEKDVNINVDISNKNEALENYLSLYTSQNIYDEPMSNNSNTLNSIGLNIAHNYIDSDFFNNMEWNKLTKNEINNINSLQNNNMNDIFNHESYNNGTVFEEDITKNINGISENEYSVEKDFKYYFYCXXXKKKKIVHMNIQIELVTFIYFLFIYVLPFYEKSIRHNEQYYHIEGIKNESNQEIEELNRSKIIKENVKVQDDTNIIKEIELKYMNISSISNENNEGKENVSVDILNKDPSNLKSEKNQMMYNECNLTNDFFETVNNINTEVSEKYKNLKDSCEKLLEVINKSEYEKKINDLLNLSNINSELVDKFKQKSDECIQRCRKFETTSENIVGECINTVAHNSLLYAQWVSLHSCDIDQIDNILNDIKMFIQMNQ, encoded by the exons ATGGAGCATGAACAATTAAATTCTTTACTTTTTCTCGAGAATACTGATGAAAAAGATGTTAACATTAATGTAGACATCtcaaataaaaa TGAGGCCTtagaaaattatttaagTTTATATACCtcacaaaatatatacGACGAACCGATGAGCAATAATTCAAATACATTAAATAGCATAGGCTTAAATATTGCACACAATTATATAGACTCAGacttttttaataatatggagTGGAATAAATTGACAAAAAATGagataaataatataaattctttaca aaataataacatGAACGATATATTCAATCACGAATCGTATAACAACGGAACTGTTTTTGAAGAAGATAT aactaaaaatataaatggaATATCTGAAAATGAATATAGTGTGGAAAAAGATTTCAAGtactatttttattgtNNNNNNNaaaaaaaaaaaaaaattgtcCATATGAATATACAGATTGAACTAgttacatttatatattttttatttatatatgttcttCCCTTTTATGAAAAAAGCATAAGACACAATGAACAATACTACCACATTGAaggaataaaaaatgagaGTAACCAAGAAATTGAAGAATTAAACAGatcaaaaattataaaagaaaatgtaAAAGTACAAGACGATAccaatataataaaagaaatagagttaaaatatatgaacatatCAAG tatttcaaatgaaaataatgaagGAAAGGAAAACGTTTCAGTGGACATACTAAATAAGGATCCTTCAAATTTGAAAT cTGAAAAAAACCAAATGATGTACAACGAATGTAATTTAACCAATGATTTCTTCGAAACagttaataatataaatactGAAGTGTcagaaaaatataagaatttaaaagattcttgtgaaaaattattagaAGTCATAAACAAATCAGAATATGAGAAAAAGATCaatgatttattaaatttaagCAACATAAATTCTGAACTTGTTGATAAGTTTAAGCAAAAGAGTGATGAATGTATCCAACGATGTCGTAAATTTGAAACGACATCAgaaaat aTTGTTGGTGAGTGTATTAATACCGTGGCACACAACAGTCTTCTATATGCCCAGTGGGTCTCTTTACACTCTTGTGACATTGATCAAATTGacaatattttaaatgatataaaaatgtttattCAAATGAATCAATAA
- a CDS encoding phosphatidylinositol 4-kinase, whose amino-acid sequence MEDDKDNNITKENLNDVENNQLSIIEEKNIKEEEVKDGGGNVLKNETIYKNLYKHSYNTQVYKDEVTHIRLRNRENKNLDENNSDGNKNVNKKKECVEINMNERIDKKEDGDDGSDDDDSDDDGSDDDDSDDDDDDDSDDDSDDDSDDDNNNDSHINNNNNISSHSESEENIKDHTIVTNDEEKNIKIIEMYEKKLENEEIKKKNKEQVNQNNKSQIRESISKIFKECPTSKPKIINEINKETKYDSNNNNNKNNFNNNYYSCNNMKENNHMHGDKNNIYGNNNYSDSEKNKSSDTEKNKLKLNNKNTLKEGSLLRLFRCEYFDTHLHIRYLYDRKEVGVHEYLVNSLYTQRKYEDILFYLPQLSQISLVRYESSSLYRFLLEKASKSMHFALKLSWLYHSIVEDNSSKYKDLAQRMIQEIEMAVVNCKPLNNECKSFEENKQSYLLDLAYPLLFKRKFILKKIKTNEKLNKIKMYNKYLNNSYNSYTLKNLHASNPIESDTTSFLRNYKNSNDNTPSQGTNKYSNDDNCNLEKREDKQDIQNVSAEEIDLSKNLKEVNTLDENKISHENNHSNNQSNNQPNNQSEKKTPILKRKNLKQAHTTPCPKLPPCYIINSGSLSIARAKVKLPSTYSKLGNPLSFSKFSLPDFNYSYDMIEELQQFFMKQRRCDYFSLLNNFINLLISVSNLLAAEPDIDLRNELLRRFIYSLNSWMNMRRCIVACCENIFAMTGLCIPLESMSSSTYNHDTNNRLSYNNLQILHFNNEECKIFFSKKRAPYLLMFEVADLDEDISHISDNIFYTKKSLFFNQDNNDNNNNNDNNNNNYNYNNNNNYNYNNNNNYNSDVQSKEPKIVRQEYSRKSLILSRNFCCSKNYGYHEENMNTFDYENRISLEDKKKKNSKKKKYAKEQEQSNNEKLKDKEKERKKKNILDLNSLKMEDIYVYNCIVNDLRRENLISFTSKEDENIALIKKCLGLKMVEKENDDNDDDDNYNEKKNFEEQQNGNYNNDNNIYHDEKKKLQTTNDNLSSSSSFGVKKNYLLNSRSVSMPSYLNNSVEKCDTSSYDNTSNNVKTSMETISSGIDDILVEKNIEKNETYEEMKRKNSNNEFIDYNEHMVKLSPYYARTNHREKNKNDDINNSDDDDDDNIINSYNNSMNNNTCNNKQDNTISNFPNNILDLSEYFKPENYLNEEFKKKNSKIIKRLLWGELFEEKKKRIRKVSPYGKLKSWDLKCVIIKGGDDLRQELLASQLIKQFKIIFENAGLPLWLRPYEILVTGSNSGIIEYVNDTCSVDSLKRKFGADSISTIFNIVFSDYIFEAKKNFIESHAAYSLISYLLQVKDRHNGNLLLDSDGHLIHIDYGFMLTNSPGNVNFETSPFKLTQEYLDIMDGEKSDNYEYFRRLIVSGFLEARKHSEEIILFVELMMPALKIPCFANGTQFCIESLKERFMTNLTVDVCIQRINALIEASINNFRSVQYDYFQRITNGIM is encoded by the exons atggAGGATGATAAAGATAACAACATAACAAAAGAAAATCTGAATGACGTTGAAAATAATCAACTTTCTATaatagaagaaaaaaatataaaagagGAAGAAGTAAAAGATGGGGGGGgaaatgttttaaaaaatgaaactatatacaaaaatttATACAAGCATAGTTATAATACGCAAGTATATAAAGATGAAGTGACACATATTCGTTTAAGAAATagagaaaataaaaatttggatgaaaataattcggatggtaataaaaatgtaaataagaaaaaagaGTGTGTTGAgataaatatgaatgaaCGTATTGATAAAAAGGAAGATGGTGACGATGGTAgtgatgatgatgatagtgatgatgatggtagtgatgatgatgatagTGACGATGATGATGACGATGATAGTGACGATGATAGTGACGATGATAGTGACGATGATAATAACAATGATAGTCACatcaataataataataatatttcatcACATAGCGAGAgtgaagaaaatataaaagacCATACAATAGTCACGAACGATgaagaaaagaatattaaaataattgagatgtatgaaaaaaaattagaaaatgaagaaataaaaaaaaaaaataaagaacaAGTTAAccaaaataataaaagtcAAATAAGAGAAAGCATTTCtaaaatttttaaagaatGTCCTACATCAAAACCGAAAATAattaatgaaataaataaggaaacaaaatatgatagtaataataataataataaaaataattttaataataattattatagttgtaataatatgaaagaaaataatcatatgcatggagataaaaataatatatatggaaataataattatagCGATTctgaaaaaaataaaagtagTGATACagaaaagaataaattaaaattgAATAATAAGAATACTTTAAAAGAAGGTAGTTTGTTAAGATTATTTAGATGTGAATATTTTGATACCCATTTACATATaagatatttatatgatagAAAAGAAGTTGGTGTACATGAATATTTAGttaattctttatatactcaaagaaaatatgaagatatattattttatttacCTCAATTAAGTCAAATATCTTTAGTAAGATATGAATCTTCATCTCTTTATCGTTTCTTATTAGAAAAAGCTAGTAAGTCAATGCATTTTGCCTTAAAATTATCTTGGTTATATCATTCTATAGTTGAAGATAATTCtagtaaatataaagattTAGCTCAACGAATGATACAAGAAATTGAAATGGCTGTTGTTAACTGTAAACctttaaataatgaatgTAAGTCttttgaagaaaataaacAATCTTATCTTCTTGATTTGGCTTATCCACTTTTAttcaaaagaaaatttattttaaaaaaaattaaaactaatgaaaaattaaacaaaataaaaatgtataataaatacCTTAACaattcatataattcatatacGTTAAAAAATCTACATGCTAGTAATCCAATAGAAAGTGACACTACATCATTTTTACgtaattataaaaattcaaaTGATAATACACCTTCTCAAGGGACGAATAAATATAGCAATGATGATAACTGTAATCTAGAGAAGAGGGAAGATAAACAAGATATTCAAAATGTATCTGCAGAGGAAATAGATTTAAGTAAAAATCTAAAGGAAGTTAATACGTtagatgaaaataaaatatcaCATGAAAATAATCATTCAAATAATCAATCGAATAATCAACCAAATAATCAAtcagaaaaaaaaacacctatattaaaaagaaagaatTTAAAACAAGCACATACAACACCATGTCCTAAACTTCCTCcttgttatattataaattcTGGCTCTTTATCTATTGCTAGGGCTAAAGTAAAATTACCTAGTACTTATTCTAAATTAGGTAATCCTTTAAgtttttcaaaattttcACTTCCTGATTTTAATTATAGTTATGATATGATAGAAGAATTACAACAGTTTTTTATGAAACAAAGACGATGTGATTATTTTAgtttattaaataattttatcaATTTACTTATATCAGTATCTAATTTATTAGCTGCTGAGCCAGATATAGATCTACGTAATGAATTATTAAGAcgatttatatattctttaaataGCTGGATGAATATGAGAAGATGTATTGTGGCTTGTTgtgaaaatatttttgcAATGACAGGTTTATGTATCCCATTAGAAAGTATGTCTTCATCAACTTATAATCATGATACAAATAATCGTTTaagttataataatttacaaatattacattttaataatgaagaatgtaaaatatttttctcCAAAAAAAGAGCAccatatttattaatgtTTGAAGTTGCTGATTTGGATGAGGATATAAGTCATATTTctgataatattttttataccaaaaaaagtttattttttaatcaagataataatgataataataataataatgataataataataataattacaattataataataataataattacaattataataataataataattataatagtGATGTGCAAAGTAAAGAACCAAAAATTGTAAGACAAGAATATAGTAGAAAGAGCCTCATTTTGTCAAGAAATTTTTGCTGTTCCAAAAATTATGGATACcatgaagaaaatatgaatacCTTCGATTATGAAAATAGAATAAGCTTAGaagacaaaaaaaaaaagaacagtaagaaaaaaaaatatgcaAAAGAACAAGAACAAAgtaataatgaaaaattaaaggataaagaaaaagagagaaagaaaaaaaatattttagatttaaattctttaaaaatggaagatatatatgtatataattgtaTTGTAAATGATTTGAGAAGAGAAAATTTGATATCCTTTACGTCAAAAGAGGATGAAAATATAGcacttataaaaaaatgtcTAGGACTAAAAATGgtagaaaaagaaaatgatgacaatgatgatgatgataattataatgaaaaaaaaaactttGAAGAACAACAAAATggaaattataataatgataataatatttatcatgatgaaaaaaaaaaacttcAAACAacaaatgataatttatCATCGTCATCATCTTTTGgtgttaaaaaaaattatttattaaattctAGATCTGTTTCAATGCCAAGTTATTTGAATAATAGCGTTGAAAAATGTGATACGAGTTCATATGATAATACAAGTAATAATGTAAAAACATCGATGGAAACTATAAGTAGTGGTATAGATGATATTCTAgttgaaaaaaatatagagAAGAATGAAACATATGAAGAAATGAAGAGaaaaaattcaaataatGAATTTATTGATTATAATGAACATATGGTAAAATTATCTCCATATTATGCAAGAACAAATCAtagagaaaaaaataaaaatgatgatattaataatagcgatgatgatgatgatgataatataataaatagttataataatagtatgaataataatacttgtaataataaacaagATAATACAATTAGTAACTTCccaaataatatattagatctgagtgaatattttaaacctgaaaattatttaaatgaagaatttaaaaaaaaaaattccaaaattattaaaagattATTATGGGGTGAATTatttgaagaaaaaaaaaaaagaataagAAAAGTATCTCCTTATGGAAAATTAAAATCATGGGATCTAAAATGtgttataataaaaggTGGAGATGATTTAAGACAAGAACTATTAGCTTCACAACTAATTAAAcaatttaaaattatatttgaaaatGCTGGATTACCATTATGGTTAAGACCATATGAAATACTTGTAACAGGTTCAAATTCTGGTATTATAGAGTATGTTAATGATACGTGTTCAGTTGATTctttaaaaagaaaatttgGAGCAGATAGTATATCGActatttttaatattgtCTTTTCtgattatatttttgagGCAAAAAAG AACTTTATTGAGAGCCATGCTGCGTATTCTTTAATTTCTTATCTACTCCAAGTAAAGGATCGACATAATGGAAATTTACTCCTAGATTCAGATGGTCATTTAATACACATAGATTATGGTTTTATGTTAACTAATTCACCTGGTAATGTGAATTTTGAAACATCCCCATTCAAATTAACACAAGAATATTTAGATATTATGGATGGAGAAAAATCAGACaattatgaatattttagGAGACTTATTGTTAGTGGATTTCTAGAGGCTAGAAAACATTCAGAAGAAATTATTCTTTTTGTTGAATTGATGATGCCAG CTTTAAAAATACCATGCTTTGCAAACGGTACACAATTCTGTATAGAATCCTTGAAAGAAAGATTTATGACCAATCTGACAGTCGATGtg TGTATTCAACGAATTAATGCCTTAATTGAAGCGTCCATTAATAATTTTCGAAGTGTCCAGTATGACTATTTTCAAAGAATAACAAACGGAATTATGTGA
- a CDS encoding hypothetical protein (conserved Plasmodium protein, unknown function), giving the protein MSENEKASSSDEVAEISRNRSHKRKIDELYIQNEIDKLNVDELVQPEQNNALKKVIKTDRKIVINLDDKITKLQKCCQYGKQVSKIINFKAEGLSTISLKEKLNFILDTFNENFSDKTNNNKLDFIKVSNYFSMNTFSYCSLNYDTIPLHLFMCNNDNSFNLELKEKKNYNRSKQVNKTYKKLKDYEYEKGPEIKLETYEQSMKLKDKLKELEKIKKHVHFINFIIDTDPINGYNETTFKLFLITLLISKGHVEFYKNENNILCIKSSNIFEQNNQQEEYIYDQNKNKQKKNQALLTSWSYDKWKKLATHIKDN; this is encoded by the coding sequence ATGTcagaaaatgaaaaagcTTCATCAAGTGACGAGGTAGCTGAAATTTCTAGAAATAGATCTCATAAGAGAAAGATAgatgaattatatatacagAACGAGATTGATAAATTAAATGTTGATGAGTTAGTTCAACCAGAACAAAACAATGctttaaaaaaagttataaaAACAGATAGAAAGATTGTTATAAATTTAGatgataaaataacaaaattacaaaaatgTTGTCAATATGGAAAGCAAGTATCTAAGATTATAAATTTCAAAGCTGAAGGATTAAGTACTATATcattaaaagaaaaattaaattttatattagATACGTTTAATGAGAATTTTTCTgataaaacaaataataataaattagattttataaaagtatCTAATTATTTTAGTATGAATACATTTTCTTACTGCTCTTTAAATTATGATACTATACctttacatttatttatgtgtaataatgataattcttttaatttagaattaaaagaaaaaaaaaattacaataGATCAAAACAAGTAAAcaaaacatataaaaaattaaaagattATGAATATGAAAAAGGACCAGAAATCAAATTAGAAACATATGAACAATCaatgaaattaaaagataaattaaaagaattagaaaaaataaaaaaacatgtacactttataaattttattatagATACAGATCCTATAAATGGTTATAATGAAACTACctttaaattatttttaattacTCTACTTATATCTAAAGGACATGTCGAATTctataaaaatgaaaataatatacttTGTATTAAATCtagtaatatttttgaacaaaataatcaacaggaagaatatatatatgatcaaaataaaaacaaacaaaaaaaaaatcaagCCCTTTTAACTTCATGGTCTTATGATAAGTGGAAAAAATTAGCTACACACATAAAAGATAACTAA